CGGATTGCACCCATATCGGTTCCTTTACGGTTAACCGGGAAAGCATTCACTTTACGTAAAATCCAGCCAAATACCGGCGAACTAAACAGCTCTTTTTTTGCCATATAGTGGATAGGCCGCCAAAGGCACGAACCTACCAGCGGGGGGTCGGCCATACTTAAATGGTTGGATGCTATGAGCACCCCGCCCTTTTTT
This genomic stretch from Elusimicrobiota bacterium harbors:
- a CDS encoding 1-acyl-sn-glycerol-3-phosphate acyltransferase encodes the protein MRTIGSVLYLIGWIFYKSVYTLVFRVKISGVKNFPKKGGVLIASNHLSMADPPLVGSCLWRPIHYMAKKELFSSPVFGWILRKVNAFPVNRKGTDMGAIR